The Pleuronectes platessa chromosome 11, fPlePla1.1, whole genome shotgun sequence genome includes a window with the following:
- the mgaa gene encoding MAX dimerization protein MGA a isoform X1: MAREKKQKGMVFHQEGEPTSATAPAGTHPSACLVVPKLGEASEGEMERSTHVTSEEADGIEANMYPSKEGVGTPAGFPAVKYPTSLTPHPDNMSPDIICKGIRVTLDNNSMWNEFFRCKTEMILTKQGSRMFPYCRFRISGLQPSKKYCLVMDIQPLDNSRYKWTGKSWQVAGKAECQVKSKPFAHPESPSAGQHWMQNPVSFYKLKLTNNMSEQEGNTILQPMHRYSPRLHVVQTDKAAKDIKLNAPCVVTFSFPQTEFMAVTAYQNSRFAQLKVDYNPFAKGLKEDGSSSLGLKLKFNSGKDLHKAGGTTTTEHRPVKESLKCLLANHKPRSSKAMDSKPPVSRDLQNSTTSGDRSAAQVPEESLCSSSQPSQKLFSELIREAHVSLQRCNLDQLDTKNSTCQRAELTNTTTTASESKREDVSKKDQTPSETLCVKNCENGLMSKRKFKQDRHNLNLHHCKDNASSDCSEVTKVVTVPVVSQKTSVDSNHKLTPAFPSEVNIKQHKRPAPLPLPALALFLKQHLTKSKKSKNSPGSTPPVLSSESQSSAENSTCVLSDHASNANVPLKDLTSNITKFNNHASGQAIADVHPPGKAVKEAFQSSSPSCLDAVGNVEPKEPRADGHLASISVFENPGSNMAVPDDSPVPPNSDQQLCTHGTFSSSSCSTPASSSASPVLSPPLDTMLIALNSPQTPPFTESSTLPSDSPTIKADSLLPDPECSPFGFKPLSAATSPEPLAALPASLAFELNSTTSETTLRAVPPEELSQNVYSTPTLLKWHTVLPTHEPYIDTSYTTFQSTSQPLSLVSISSPLLPSSTPTHTEPQTLETSTSMALDDPTLSFQQNEQLLPFPGELSPLALQLPLSPTFYSLDGDGLSPTPSIADLVHFFSTDDDLGMGVEFSNSEAVAVTCPPPTIVEAIAHEPSQLLQPCPAKKPCKNQKKFRQRKLANMDMDQKVDNATYTSMKPNLEEVEEQLFISFTSKEALKLHIADSPEETVTQPSHNQTTPEGHRPPPANTTENVNDDGTTCGSPAESVERISSCEKTLLTDLKMMKHKQVIHPVLQEVGLKMNLLDPSLAIDLQYLGVCLPISPGASPEPVTLELPPSQAFVSRTGKTTDITQIKGWREKFTASEAPPTPSSATPEAGPSSDPPKKNLSAFCSDMLDEYLESEGKLIDERAASFSQPVVGPVVYELPARSTSYVRTLDSVLKKHTASSPTSDLISGFIPPSKRSKPSLKETKTSSKERKHKGPKMIKLRPEPAAASVSTPEPSPAEPNLEPKQPPVPTSAAPPLSEPTSAVTEPHKSKKHRKRKLSFNLSELSTLSPRTPTSNRRRRLKSLCQTLSPPGTTAHLPHVSEDQAPLESDSELGAGADQGNEDSRPVMTRALFRQKDLEDGVVWEGRPRTSITSERAAIALTSLFTLMGFVSENPTAPVQLVRRRAPPCLNDFCRLGCVCSSLSHCSRISHCGRPCCMFGCSCLKQKVVLLKNLDGSDSSPSPKGKRRRRRRRMKMAYILKEVDSVSQPAERVRILWRKDARDSDPDPTSVPDVASVLRSSESSDNSSCARVRGYIGKRKSWKQTDTKKILKPKSVQLKDVKQRDLPLMEAKTSAPSPPAAAQPVSPVRPQSPPPEPAPKPSKRLIIIAECKWATDTDRNYVLKRLCEEMAQDRLDQPFWLQKYFIRPTSQNVEESGRGRCTQHIVHITRPTEEPEKPAAPPKPQRLGNQRTEKPQLQQEGHLRQVSGGAEHLEAWQWEITEEDTPPEDWQQELEEGEVQEEKPPEDWQQELEEGEVQEEKPPEDWQQEIREEEKPPEDWQQEITEEEKPPEDWQQEITEEEKPPEDWQQEITEEEKPPEDWQQEITEEEKPPEDWQQELEEGEVQEEKPPEDWQQEITEEEKPPEDWQQEIMEEEKPPEDWQQEITEEEKPPEDWQQEIMEEEKPPEDWQQEITEEEKPPEDWQQELEEGEVQEEKGSTLMNKGSKRSGGGKKRKEKKEMVSLALPFLTGISPAGFLSARRRQPGGADHLVQVNGKLYPLAKIQLGKMGALHPANRLAAYLTGRVGSSRKHLGSSSSSSQSSKPPQTQSSDPTPPTNFLASSNIIAADYTPPQTQPSTTAATAPPSATVLDQSAPKGARTGAVAVRLNQNPAAGGVSVTPVTSVPGVKGLLPIGQRMVLQHVLTAPDGRQYYRLPDGKLVQLLPISKTRAAPPVPRGCAPPSFLPPATGLPVEIPPRTSLLFSPLSGLQSFSGPPCPPPLGPGTGFLSQKTKCTFKILPTNSKKEQIFISCPELPTRVVTTPSTSLQSSSHPPAPLLNPLSLKLSKGQGAELNGKTVKVSVDSVIAGGLSAFQKPTTSQTSTISLTPPPASGSEVTPLPPSHPIAEPEVASDLVDLDIICVDNEMEVITPETSEVLDLAGSSSGETENSSDFGDEDNQRQVHNLLERRRRVKMREMFRGLRNEVGLTDDRTSKISTLNKAEQLIQELRWTEAHLTEKKRRLMKRRDHFLSTIATTGNNIDNDIIFISSNVQLPTLPVPPTTAQSSTKPVPLPVAASVQTPVPVPVAAPVPVPAPVAVPVPVPVAASVPVHVQTPVPAPVPAPVQVSVPVPAPVPVPAPVQMSVPVPAPVPVPVQTPVPVPAPVQMSVPAPVPAPVQMSQRILQVSQSCLAPLAVSHITPVVHYRPKTIPNILSHSRRPVPSSSSLLPTAEAPPLQVLVPADVLSRIGAALPGQQLLSPLMVLQTTAPAPESRTFSEASNRLHLPQPPQRVSAGPVLPSDQILDQAPSSSSTLCPGLSVDCGAEVGSLGVGPKTRADGGTESPTSLNEIVSVNQRTVSTAGVSYEVDHAGGGAKEQGHTHSLELDSDNSAAIETQQGSLQGHTEMTQTGPQTGPTDGNATGNALAPPPLLQRKVGGAKVFDSASSDRAAVGERREEGVTAWRPMPRLVPLGLRGNPPS; the protein is encoded by the exons ATGGCTcgtgagaagaagcagaaaggCATGGTGTTCCATCAAGAAGGGGAACCCACCTCTGCAACAGCACCTGCAGGAACCCATCCCTCTGCATGCCTGGTTGTTCCCAAACTAGGGGAAGCAAGTGAAGGCGAGATGGAACGAAGCACCCATGTGACCAGCGAAGAGGCAGACGGGATTGAAGCCAACATGTATCCATCGAAGGAAGGTGTCGGGACTCCTGCTGGTTTTCCTGCTGTGAAGTATCCCACCAGTTTAACTCCTCATCCAGACAACATGTCACCTGATATCATCTGCAAAGGAATCAGAGTGACGCTGGACAACAACAGCATGTGGAATGAGTTCTTCAGATGTAAAACAGAGATGATTCTGACTAAACAAGGCAGCAGGATGTTCCCTTACTGCCGCTTTCGCATCTCCGGCTTACAGCCATCTAAGAAGTACTGTCTAGTCATGGACATTCAACCTTTAGACAACAGTCGGTACAAGTGGACTGGCAAGAGCTGGCAGGTTGCAGGGAAAGCAGAATGTCAAGTGAAGAGTAAACCATTCGCTCATCCAGAGTCCCCATCAGCAGGTCAACACTGGATGCAGAATCCAGTGTCCTTCTACAAACTGAAGCTCACCAACAACATGTCAGAGCAAGAGGGGAACACCATCCTGCAGCCCATGCACCGCTACTCTCCACGACTGCACGTAGTCCAAACTGACAAAGCAGCGAAAGACATAAAGCTAAATGCTCCTTGTGTTGTCACATTCAGTTTCCCTCAGACTGAGTTCATGGCAGTCACCGCTTACCAGAACTCACGTTTTGCTCAGCTCAAAGTCGACTATAACCCGTTTGCCAAAGGACTGAAGGAGGATGGCTCCAGTTCGCTGGGCCTAAAGCTGAAATTCAACTCTGGCAAAGACTTGCACAAAGCTGGAGGCACAACAACCACTGAACATCGTCCTGTGAAAGAGAGCTTGAAATGTTTGCTTGCAAACCATAAACCAAGAAGCTCAAAAGCAATGGATTCAAAACCTCCGGTGTCAAGGGACCTACAGAATTCAACCACCAGTGGAGATCGGTCGGCTGCCCAGGTTCCAGAGGAAAGTTTGTG CAGCAGTTCACAACCATCTCAAAAGTTGTTTTCTGAACTTATTCGAGAGGCTCACGTTTCATTGCAACGATGTAACCTGGATCAGCTGGACACAAAGAACAGCACCTGTCAGCGAGCGGAGCTCACAAACACTACAACCACAGCTTCGGAAAGTAAAAGAGAAGATGTCTCCAAGAAGGACCAAACACCCAGTGAAACATTGTGTGTAAAGAACTGTGAAAATGGGTTAATGTCAAAGAGGAAATTCAAACAGGACAGGCACAATCTGAACTTACACCACTGCAAGGACAATGCTAGCTCGGATTGTTCTGAGGTCACGAAGGTCGTTACTGTTCCAGTGGTGTCCCAGAAAACCTCTGTTGATTCAAACCACAAACTTACACCTGCATTTCCATCAGAGGTGAATATAAAGCAGCATAAACGACCGGCACCTCTACCTCTACCAGCCCTTGCTCTTTTTTTGAAGCAGCATTTGACAAAGTCTAAAAAGTCCAAGAATAGTCCAGGTTCTACTCCCCCAGTACTTTCATCCGAGTCACAGAGTTCTGCTGAGAACTCTACATGTGTCCTCTCTGATCATGCCAGCAATGCTAATGTTCCCTTGAAAGATCTCactagcaatataacaaaatttAACAACCACGCCTCAGGACAAGCCATTGCAGACGTTCATCCACCTGGAAAAGCAGTTAAAGAAGCCTTTCAGTCTTCTAGTCCATCATGTTTAGATGCTGTAGGCAATGTAGAGCCAAAGGAACCGAGGGCTGATGGTCACTTGGCCTCCATTTCAGTATTCGAAAACCCAGGCTCCAACATGGCCGTACCAGATGACAGTCCAGTGCCACCAAACTCAGATCAGCAATTGTGTACCCATGGAACATTTTCATCCTCCAGTTGTTCAACTCCTGCTAGCTCTTCTGCATCTCCTGTGTTGTCACCGCCCCTTGACACAATGTTAATTGCCCTGAACTCACCACAAACACCACCATTCACAGAGTCTTCTACACTACCCTCAGACTCCCCCACCATAAAGGCTGATTCTTTGCTCCCTGACCCTGAATGTTCTCCTTTTGGCTTCAAGCCTTTGTCAGCTGCTACTTCTCCAGAGCCTTTAGCTGCCCTGCCTGCCTCGTTAGCTTTTGAACTGAACTCCACTACCTCTGAAACGACTCTGAGAGCAGTACCCCCTGAAGAGTTATCACAAAATGTATACTCTACTCCAACTTTGTTAAAATGGCATACGGTGTTACCTACACATGAGCCGTACATAGACACTTCATACACAACATTTCAGTCCACATCACAGCCACTTTCTTTAGTATCTATCTCATCACCTTTGTTGCCTTCTTCGACCCCCACCCACACAGAACCACAAACTCTTGAAACCTCCACATCTATGGCTCTGGATGATCCTACTTTATCATTTCAACAGAACGAACAGTTGCTGCCTTTCCCAGGAGAACTGTCCCCCCTTGCTCTGCAGTTGCCACTGTCTCCAACTTTTTATTCTTTAGATGGAGATGGATTATCACCTACGCCTTCAATCGCAGACCTTGTGCATTTTTTCTCCACCGATGATGACCTTGGGATGGGGGTGGAGTTTTCTAATTCTGAGGCAGTGGCAGTTACCTGCCCACCTCCTACGATAGTAGAGGCAATTGCACATGAACCTTCTCAGCTACTCCAACCTTGCCCAGCCAAGAAACCCTGCAAGAACCAGAAGAAGTTCCGCCAACGAAAGCTTGCCAACATGGATATGGACCAGAAGGTTGATAATGCCACCTACACTAGCATGAAGCCGAacctggaggaagtggaggagcagTTATTCATCTCGTTCACATCCAAG GAGGCCCTCAAACTTCACATTGCAGACTCCCCTGAGGAAACGGTCACGCAACCTTCACACAACCAGACGACACCTGAAGGTCACCGGCCACCACCTGCCAACACAACTGAGAATG TGAATGATGACGGGACAACGTGTGGGAGTCCAGCAGAGAGTGTGGAGAGGATCAGTAGCTGTGAGAAGACGCTCCTGACGGACCTGAAGatgatgaaacacaaacaggtcaTTCACCCTGTGCTGCAGGAAG TGGGTCTGAAGATGAACCTTCTGGATCCCAGTCTGGCCATAGACCTGCAGTACCTGGGAGTCTGTCTGCCCATCTCCCCTGGAGCGTCTCCGGAGCCCGTGACCCTGGAGCTGCCTCCATCTCAGG cGTTTGTGTCCAGAACAGGAAAAACCACCGACATCACTCAGATTAAAGGTTGGAGAGAGAAATTCACTGCGTCGGAGGCTCCGCCCACTCCTTCATCAGCCACACCTGAAG CTGGTCCCAGTTCAGATCCGCCCAAGAAGAACCTGTCGGCGTTCTGCAGCGACATGTTGGACGAGTATCTGGAGAGTGAGGGGAAGCTGATCGACGAGCGAGCTGCAAGCTTCTCTCAGCCTGTGGTGGGGCCGGTGGTGTACGAGCTCCCCGCCAGGAGCACCAGCTACGTCCGAACCCTGGACAGCGTACTGAAAAAACATACTGCCAGCTCCCCCACCTCAGACCTCATATCTGGATTCATCCCCCCCTCCAAGAGATCAAAGCCCTCTCTCAAAGAGACCAAGACTTCCAGcaaggagaggaaacacaaaggtCCTAAAATGATCAAACTCAGACCTGAACCGgcagctgcttcagtttcaacACCTGAACCAAGTCCAGCTGAACCAAACCTGGAGCCTAAACAGCCTCCAGTCCCGACCTCAGCAGCCCCCCCGCTATCAGAGCCCACGTCAGCCGTCACTGAACCTCACAAATCCAAGAAACACCGGAAACGAAAGCTCAGTTTCAACCTCTCAGAACTGTCAACTCTGTCCCCTCGGACCCCCACCTCCAATAGGAGAAGGAGACTCAAGTCCTTGTGCCAGACTCTCAGCCCCCCCGGCACCACGGCCCACCTGCCGCATGTCTCAGAGGACCAGGCTCCTCTAGAGTCGGACTCTGAGCTGGGGGCTGGTGCCGATCAGGGCAATGAGGACAGCAGACCTGTGATGACCCGAGCTCTGTTTAGACAGAAGGACCTGGAGGACGGAGTGGTGTGGGAGGGCCGACCCAGGACCAGCATCACCAGTGAGCGGGCCGCCATTGCCCTGACATCACTCTTCACACTAATG GGTTTCGTCAGTGAGAATCCCACCGCTCCCGTCCAGCTGGTCCGCAGACGAGCGCCGCCCTGCCTGAATGACTTCTGCAGGCTGGGCTGTGTCTGCTCCAGtctgtcccactgctccaggatCAGTCACTGCGGCCGGCCTTGCTGCATGTTCGGCTGCAGCTGCCTCAAACAGAAGGTCGTCCTCCTCAAGAACCTCGACGGCTCAGACTCAAGCCCCTCCCCcaaagggaagaggaggaggaggaggagaaggatgaaGATGGCTTACA TTCTAAAGGAGGTGGACAGCGTTTCCCAGCCTGCTGAGCGGGTCAGGATTCTGTGGAGGAAGGATGCTAGAGACTCAGATCCAGATCCGACATCCGTCCCTGACGTAGCATCTGTGCTCCGCAGCTCT gagAGCAGTGATAACAGCAGCTGTGCCAGGGTCAGAGGTTACataggaaagaggaagagctggaaaCAAACG GACACCAAGAAAATCCTGAAGCCTAAATCTGTTCAACTGAAAGATGTGAAACAGAGAGACCTGCCCCTGATGGAAGCAAAGACCAGTGCCCCCAGTCCTCCTGCTG CAGCTCAGCCAGTTTCCCCCGTGCGGCCTCAGAGTCCCCCCCCAGAGCCGGCCCCGAAACCCTCCAAGCGTCTGATCATCATCGCCGAGTGCAAGTGGGCGACCGACACCGACCGCAACTACGTGCTGAAGAGGCTGTGCGAGGAAATGGCTCAGGACCGACTGGACCAACCTTTCTGGCTCCAGAAGTATTTCATACGTCCCACCAGTCAGAATGTGGAGGAGAGCGGCAGAGGCCGCTGCACACAGCACATAGTCCACATCACCAGACCCACTGAAGAGCCtgagaaaccagcagctccaccaaaACCACAACGACTGGGAAACCAGAGGACAGAGAAACCACAACTACAGCAAGAG GGCCACCTGAGACAGGTGAGCGGGGGGGCGGAGCATCTGGAGGCTTGGCAGTGGGAGATCACGGAGGAGGACACGCCTCCAGAGGACTGGCAGCAGGAGCTAGAGGAAGGTGAAGTCCAGGAGGAGAAGCCTCCAGAGGACTGGCAGCAGGAGCTAGAGGAAGGTGAAGTCCAGGAGGAGAAGCCTCCGGAAGACTGGCAGCAGGagatcagggaggaggagaagcctcCGGAGGACTGGCAGCAGGAgatcacggaggaggagaagcctcCGGAGGACTGGCAGCAGGAgatcacggaggaggagaagcctcCAGAGGACTGGCAGCAGGagatcacagaggaggagaagcctcCAGAGGACTGGCAGCAGGagatcacagaggaggagaagcctcCAGAGGACTGGCAGCAGGAGCTAGAGGAAGGTGAAGTCCAGGAGGAGAAGCCTCCAGAGGACTGGCAGCAGGAgatcacggaggaggagaagcctcCGGAGGACTGGCAGCAGGAGatcatggaggaggagaagccgcCAGAGGACTGGCAGCAGGAgatcacggaggaggagaagcctcCGGAGGACTGGCAGCAGGAGatcatggaggaggagaagcctcCAGAGGACTGGCAGCAGGAgatcacggaggaggagaagcctcCAGAGGACTGGCAGCAGGAGCTAGAGGAAGGTGAAGTCCAGGAGGAGAAAGGCTCAACACTGATGAACAAGGGGAGCaagaggagtggggggggaaagaaacgaaaggaaaagaaggagaTGGTCAGTTTGGCTCTGCCGTTCCTAACAGGAATCTCCCCAGCTGGATTCCTCTCAGCCAGAAGAAGACAACCGGGAGGGGCCGACCACCTGGTCCAG GTCAACGGGAAACTCTATCCTCTGGCTAAGATCCAGTTAGGAAAGATGGGGGCGCTCCATCCGGCAAACCGCCTGGCGGCCTATCTGACCGGCCGGGTGGGGTCCAGCAGGAAGCACCTAGGATCTTCTTCGTCGTCCTCCCAATCCTCTAAACCTCCTCAGACACAGAGTTCCGACCCGACCCCCCCAACTAACTTCTTGGCTTCCTCAAACATCATTGCTGCCGACTACACCCCACCCCAAACACAGCCGTCAACCACAGCAGCTACCGcccccccctctgccacag TTCTCGACCAATCAGCACCTAAGGGGGCGAGGACCGGGGCTGTTGCTGTGAGGTTGAACCAGaatcctgcggctgggggagtcTCGGTGACACCTGTCACTTCTGTTCCTGGGGTGAAGGGCCTCCTGCCCATCGGTCAGAGGATGGTCCTGCAACATGTTCTCACAGCACCAGATGGAAGGCAGTACTACCGCCTTCCAGATGGTAAGCTGGTCCAGCTTCTTCCCATCAGCAAGACGAGAGCAGCTCCGCCTGTTCCCAGAG GTTGTGCTCCCCCCTCATTCCTCCCCCCTGCGACAGGACTCCCTGTTGAAATCCCACCACggacctctctcctcttctcccccctgTCTGGCCTCCAGTCTTTCTCTGGgcccccctgtccccccccccttggccCGGGCACTGGTTTCCTGTCTCAGAAGACGAAGTGCACCTTTAAAATCCTTCCTACCAACTCCAAGAAGGAACAGATCTTTATCAGCTGTCCTGAACTCCCCACCCGGGTGGTGACGACTCCCAGCACCTCTCTCCAGAGCTCCtcccacccccccgcccccctgtTGAACCCTCTCTCCCTCAAACTCTCCAAAGGTCAGGGGGCAGAGCTCAACGGCAAAACAGTGAAGGTGTCAGTGGACTCTGTGATTGCTGGTGGGCTGTCCGCCTTTCAGAAACCCACTACATCCCAGACCTCTACCATCTCCCTGACCCCGCCCCCTGcttcagggtcagaggtcacacctTTACCCCCATCGCACCCCATTGCTGAGCCTGAGGTGGCCTCTGACCTGGTGGACCTGGACATAATCTGCGTGGACAATGAGATGGAGGTCATTACCCCAGAGACCTCTGAGGTGCTGGACCTGGCAGGGTCTTCAAGTGGAGAGACAGAAAACTCGTCAGACTTTGGAGACGAAGACAACCAG cgACAGGTTCACAATTTGTTGGAGAGGAGGCGTCGAGTGAAGATGCGTGAGATGTTCCGAGGTCTGAGGAACGAAGTTGGACTGACGGACGACAGAACTTCCAAGATCTCCACGCTGAACAAG gcgGAGCAACTGATCCAGGAGCTGAGGTGGACGGAAGCACATCTGAccgagaagaagaggaggctgatgaagaggagggaccACTTCCTCTCAACCATCGCTACAACAG GAAACAACATTGATAATGACATCATATTCATATCATCGAACGTACAGCTGCCGACTCTCCCAGTTCCTCCAACCACTGCCCAGTCCTCTACCAAACCTGTCCCCCTTCCTGTTGCTGCATCTGTCCAGAcacctgtccctgtccctgtagCTGcacctgtccctgtccctgccccTGTagctgtccctgtccctgtccctgttgcTGCATCTGTCCCTGTCCATGTCCAGACACCTGTCCCTGCACCTGTCCCTGCACCTGTCCAGgtgtctgtccctgtccctgcacctgtccctgtccctgcacCTGTCCAGatgtctgtccctgtccctgcacctgtccctgtccctgtccagacacctgtccctgtccctgcacCTGTCCAGATGTCTGTCCCTGCACCTGTCCCTGCACCTGTCCAGATGTCTCAGAGGATCCTGCAGGTGTCCCAGTCCTGCCTTGCTCCTCTTGCTGTATCCCATATCACACCTGTGGTTCACTACCGGCCAAAGACGATACCAAACATCTTGTCTCACAGTAGAAGACCagttccatcatcatcatctctgctCCCGACTGCTGAGG CTCCGCCTCTTCAGGTTCTGGTACCGGCTGACGTTCTGTCTCGGATCGGTGCCGCGCTGCCAGGACAACAGCTCCTGAGTCCGCTGATGGTTCTGCAGACGACAGCTCCAGCACCAG AATCCAGAACCTTCTCAGAGGCTTCAAACCGGCTGCACCTGCCTCAACCCCCTCAGAGGGTTTCTGCAGGACCAGTTCTCCCCTCAGACCAGATCCTAGACCAggccccatcctcctcctccaccctgtgCCCAGGACTGAGTGTTGATTGTGGGGCAGAGGTCGGTTCTCTGGGTGTGGGGCCAAAGACCAGAGCCGACGGTGGCACTGAGAGTCCGACGTCCCTCAATGAGATCGTCTCCGTCAACCAGCGGACTGTCTCCACAGCCGGGGTCTCGTATGAGGTGGACCACgcagggggtggagccaagGAGCAGGGCCACACCCACAGCTTGGAGTTGGACAGTGACAACAGTGCTGCCATTGAGACACAGCAAGGAAGTCTTCAGGGCCACACGGAGATGACGCAGACCGGACCTCAAACTGGACCAACCGATGGGAACGCTACAGGTAATGCcctggccccgccccctctgctgcagaggaaggtGGGAGGGGCTAAGGTGTTTGACTCTGCCAGCAGTGACAGAGCAGCAGTGGGCgagcggagggaggagggagtgaCGGCCTGGAGGCCGATGCCGCGGCTGGTTCCTCTCGGGCTGAGAGGAAACCCGCCCAGCTGA